A region from the Salvia splendens isolate huo1 chromosome 15, SspV2, whole genome shotgun sequence genome encodes:
- the LOC121766635 gene encoding uncharacterized protein LOC121766635, whose protein sequence is MEAVHEDGGESGMQCARHPFRNSSPSGGICASCLQEKLGKLVSSSYAVAVFPSSSASSSPSSRSAAAAADSSSGSSRKLPFASKKKSKEERSSEMVFKRSKSTATPRRGGGLHFFDQDYKTPTKRRFWKFIHYSKHPTSRKAEKHVKNLNFSSPTTEGERKRDEFVAVDDNETTFDRKVSRSRSVGCGSRSFSGDFFERISTGFGDCTLRRVESQREGKPKMKQSDCSRQRVRCGGIFGGFGLTSSSSSSHLIAASDRAGKSMVGLGHLSHGRSKSWGWALASPMRAFGKSSAVKRGDVSAKNAAPHLAAIPSLLAVGG, encoded by the coding sequence ATGGAAGCGGTGCATGAAGACGGAGGAGAAAGCGGCATGCAGTGCGCCCGCCACCCCTTCCGCAACAGCAGCCCCTCCGGCGGCATCTGCGCCTCCTGCCTCCAAGAAAAGCTCGGAAAACTCGTCTCCTCCTCCTACGCCGTCGCCGTCTTcccctcctcctccgcctcctcctccccTTCTTCCAgatctgccgccgccgccgcagacTCCTCATCCGGCAGCAGTCGGAAGCTGCCCTTCGCCTCGAAGAAGAAGAGCAAGGAGGAGAGGAGCTCGGAGATGGTGTTTAAGCGGAGCAAGTCCACCGCCACTCCCAGGAGAGGAGGAGGCCTCCATTTCTTCGACCAAGACTACAAGACTCCCACCAAGAGAAGGTTCTGGAAGTTTATCCACTATTCCAAGCATCCCACTTCAAGAAAGGCCGAGAAACATGTTAAAAATCTGAACTTTTCATCTCCCACCACCgagggagagagaaaaagagatgAATTTGTAGCTGTGGACGATAATGAGACCACATTTGATAGAAAAGTTTCAAGATCCAGATCTGTTGGGTGTGGGAGTAGGAGCTTCTCTGGTGATTTCTTTGAGAGGATTTCGACAGGCTTTGGTGATTGTACCTTGCGAAGAGTTGAATCTCAGAGAGAAGGGAAGCCGAAGATGAAGCAATCTGATTGCAGTAGGCAGAGGGTTAGATGTGGTGGGATATTTGGGGGATTTGGGTTGacttcatcttcatcctcttcACATCTGATTGCAGCTTCAGACAGAGCTGGGAAATCAATGGTGGGACTGGGACATCTCTCTCATGGGAGGAGCAAGAGTTGGGGTTGGGCTTTGGCAAGTCCAATGAGAGCATTTGGGAAGAGTTCTGCTGTGAAAAGGGGTGATGTTTCAGCCAAGAATGCAGCTCCTCACTTGGCTGCTATTCCCTCTCTCTTGGCTGTGGGTGGCTGA
- the LOC121769006 gene encoding dihydroorotate dehydrogenase (quinone), mitochondrial-like has translation MATRLALKFARNCSLNRNVRPSNVSRNCFCSEASTGSAAPPPTRHKVPHFPKKGRLFTAAGIGLLIGGGAYASTVDEATFCGWLFSATKLVNPFFALLDPEAAHRLAVTAAARGWVPVEKRPDPAILEIEVWGRRFSNPVGLAAGFDKNAEAVEGLLGLGFGFVEVGSVTPVPQEGNPEPRIFRLSNEGAIINRCGFNSEGIVAVAKRLGAQHGKRKLETSSSTSLSGDDVVQGGKAGPGILGVNLGKNKSSEDAASDYVQGVHTLSQYADYLVINISSPNTPGLRQLQGRKQLKDLVKKVQAARDEMQWAEDGPPPLIVKIAPDLSKQDIEDIAAVALALRVDGLIISNTTIQRPEAVKGNPVAEETGGLSGKPLLSLSTDILKDMYILTKGKIPLIGCGGISSGEDAYKKIRAGATLVQLYTTFAYGGHALIPTIKAELAECLEKDGFKSIYEAVGVDCR, from the exons ATGGCGACGAGGTTGGCACTGAAATTCGCAAGAAATTGCTCTTTGAATCGGAATGTTAGGCCCAGCAATGTTTCGAGGAATTGTTTCTGTAGCGAAGCTTCAACTGGCTCTGCTGCCCCGCCTCCAACTCGCCACAAAGTTCCCCACTTTCCTAAGAAG GGTAGGTTATTTACAGCAGCTGGTATAGGTCTACTTATAGGTGGAGGTGCATATGCAAGTACTGTAGATGAAGCAACTTTCTG TGGCTGGCTATTCTCTGCAACCAAGCTAGTCAATCCTTTCTTTGCACTCCTTGATCCAGAGGCCGCCCACCGGCTGGCAGTTACTGCTGCAGCACGAGGGTGGGTCCCTGTGGAGAAGAGGCCAGATCCAGCCATTTTGGAAATTGAAGTGTGGGGAAGGAGGTTCTCCAATCCAGTTGGTCTTGCTGCTGGTTTTGACAAAAATGCTGAGGCCGTTGAGGGATTACTTGGGTTAGGATTTGGTTTTGTAGAGGTTGGATCAGTCACTCCAGTTCCACAGGAGGGTAATCCAGAGCCTCGTATATTTAGATTATCGAATGAAGG TGCTATCATCAATAGATGTGGCTTCAACAGTGAAGGAATTGTTGCCGTAGCAAAGCGGCTGGGCGCCCAACATGGTAAAAGGAAGTTGGAAACATCCAGCAGTACGTCACTGTCAGGAGACGATGTTGTACAAGGTGGGAAAGCCGGGCCTGGGATTCTTGGAGTTAACCTTGGAAAGAATAAGTCTAGTGAAGATGCTGCATCTGATTACGTACAAGGGGTTCACACATTATCTCAGTATGCTGATTACTTG GTTATCAACATTTCATCTCCTAATACTCCCGGACTGCGACAACTTCAGGGGAGAAAACAGTTGAAAGACCTTGTAAAGAAG GTTCAAGCAGCTCGTGATGAAATGCAATGGGCTGAGGACGGGCCACCTCCGTTGATTGTGAAAATTGCACCTGACTTGTCTAAACAGGACATTGAAGATATTGCAGCG GTTGCTCTTGCTCTCCGAGTAGACGGATTG ATCATATCAAATACAACCATTCAAAGGCCAGAAGCTGTTAAAGGTAATCCTGTTGCTGAAGAAACAGGCGGCTTGAGTGGGAAGCCGCTCTTGAGTTTATCGACTGACATACTCAAGGACATGTATATTCTTACAAAG GGAAAGATTCCTTTAATTGGCTGTGGCGGTATTAGCAG TGGAGAGGATGCATACAAGAAAATTCGAGCTGGAGCAACTCTTGTTCAGCTGTATACTACATTTGCATACGGTGGCCATGCCCTCATACCTACTATAAAG GCTGAGCTTGCTGAATGCTTAGAGAAGGATGGTTTCAAGTCTATATATGAGGCTGTTGGAGTCGACTGCAGATAG
- the LOC121769224 gene encoding glyoxysomal fatty acid beta-oxidation multifunctional protein MFP-a-like, with the protein MSSSSGRTTLDVGADGVAIITIINPPVNSLSFDVLYSLKDSCEQALSRQDVKAAVITGAKGKFSGGFDISAFTKIQNKSIQPPKPGFVSLEILSDVVAAARKPFVAAVDGLALGGGLEVAMACHARISTPTAQLGLPELQLGIIPGFGGTQALPRLVGIAKALEMMLTSKPVKGEEALNVGLVDAIVPPNELLNTARRWALDILELKKPWVISYYKTDKLEPLGEAREILKFARAQTRKRAPNLMHPLVCIDVIEEGVVSGARAGLWKEAEAFQSLLESDTCKSLVHFFFAQRGTTKVPGVSDRGLKPRSVKKVAILGGGLMGSGIATALILANYQVILKEINDKFLQAGIDRVKANLKTRVKKGQMSPEKFEKTIALLKGSLDYESFRDVDMVIEAVIENVSLKQQIFSDLEKFCPPHCILASNTSTIDLNLIGEKTRSHDRIIGAHFFSPAHVMPLLEIVRTPKTSPQVIVDLLDVGKKIRKTPVVVGNCTGFAVNRMFFPYTQAALLLVERGTDIYKIDKAITKFGMPIGPFRLCDLVGFGVAIATGGQFVLNFPERTYKSMLIPLMQEDKRAGETTRRGFYVYDDKRRANPDPEIKKYIEKAKEMSGAAIDPKLTKLSDKDIVEMIFFPVVNEACRVLDEGIAVKAADLDVSAVMGMGFPPYRGGLIFWADTLGSKYICSRLEEWSNSYGGFFKPCSYLAERAAKGAPLSQMTSPAKSRL; encoded by the exons ATGAGCAGCTCTAGTGGAAGAACGACTCTTGATGTCGGAGCTGATGGAGTAGccatcatcaccatcatcaaCCCGCCCGTCAATTCTCTTTCATTTGATG TGTTGTACAGTTTAAAAGACAGCTGCGAGCAGGCACTGAGCAGACAGGATGTGAAGGCAGCAGTTATCACCG GTGCAAAAGGGAAGTTTTCGGGTGGTTTTGATATAAGCGCGTTTACGAAAATTCAGAACAAAAGCA TTCAACCTCCAAAACCTGGTTTTGTATCACTGGAGATTCTCAGTGATGTTGTTGCAG CTGCAAGGAAACCATTTGTGGCTGCTGTTGATGGTCTTGCATTGGGTGGGGGATTGGAAGTTGCAATG GCCTGTCATGCACGTATATCTACCCCTACTGCTCAGTTAGGATTGCCCGAGCTGCAGCTTGGAATAATTCCTGGATTTGGAG GCACTCAGGCCCTTCCACGCCTTGTAGGCATAGCTAAGGCTCTTGAAATGATGCTG ACTTCAAAGCCTGTAAAAGGGGAGGAGGCCTTAAATGTGGGACTTGTGGATGCTATTGTTCCACCGAATGAGTTGCTGAATACCGCCCGTCGCTGGGCTCTTGATATTTTGGAGCTTAAAAAACCATGGGTTATCAGTTACTACAAGACTGATAAGTTGGAACCTCTAGGTGAAGCAAGGGAAATACTGAAATTTGCACGAGCTCAGACTCGTAAACGGGCTCCAAACCTCATGCATCCATTGGTTTGCATTGATGTTATCGAGGAGGGTGTAGTTTCTGGTGCTCGTGCTGGACTTTGGAAG GAAGCTGAGGCATTCCAATCTCTTCTGGAGTCGGATACTTGCAAGAGCTTGGTGCATTTTTTCTTTGCCCAGCGGGGTACCACAAAG GTTCCTGGAGTCTCGGATCGGGGGTTGAAACCAAGGAGTGTAAAGAAGGTCGCTATACTTGGTGGAGGGCTAATGGGCTCCGGAATAGCGACGGCTCTGATTCTCGCTAATTACCAAGTTATCCTGAAAGAAATCAATGATAAGTTCTTACAAGCTGGAATTGATCGAGTGAAAG CAAACCTGAAAACTCGTGTAAAGAAAGGGCAAATGAGTCCAGAGAAGTTTGAAAAAACTATTGCTTTGCTCAAAGGCTCCCTCGATTATGAAAGCTTTAGAGACGTAGACATGGTGATTGAg GCTGTCATTGAGAATGTATCCTTGAAGCAGCAAATTTTCTCTGACCTTGAGAAATTCTGCCCTCCACACTGCATTCTTGCTAGCAACACTTCTACCATCGACCTGAATTTAATTGGGGAGAAGACTAGGTCTCATGATCGCATTATTGGGGCTCATTTTTTCAG CCCTGCCCATGTCATGCCACTTTTAGAAATCGTTCGCACTCCAAAGACATCTCCTCAAGTTATTGTTGACTTGCTCGATGTTGGGAAGAAGATTAGGAAGACGCCTGTTGTGGTTGGAAATTGCACGGGCTTTGCTGTCAACCGAATGTTCTTCCCTTACACTCAAGCCGCTCTTCTACTTGTTGAACGTGGTACAGATATCTATAAGATCGATAAGGCAATCACCAAATTTGGCATGCCGATTGGCCCATTCAG ACTGTGTGATCTTGTTGGTTTTGGAGTGGCGATTGCCACCGGGGGGCAATTTGTCTTGAACTTTCCAGAAAGAACTTACAAGTCTATGCTGATACCGCTCATGCAAGAGGATAAGAGAGCAG GTGAAACTACTCGTCGAGGTTTCTACGTTTATGACGACAAGCGCAGGGCCAACCCCGACCCTGAAATCAAGAAGTACATTGAGAAAGCCAAGGAGATGTCTGGTGCTGCCATCGACCCTAAG TTAACAAAACTGTCGGATAAGGATATTGTGGAAATGATATTCTTCCCCGTGGTGAATGAGGCGTGTCGTGTCCTGGATGAAGGTATTGCTGTCAAAGCAGCTGACCTTGATGTTTCTGCTGTCATGGGCATGGGATTCCCCCCATACAG GGGAGGTCTCATATTCTGGGCTGATACTCTTGGATCCAAATATATCTGCTCTCGGTTGGAGGAATGGTCGAACTCATATGGAGGATTTTTCAAGCCTTGCTCTTACTTAGCCGAACGAGCTGCAAAGGGTGCACCTCTG AGTCAAATGACGAGTCCTGCAAAGTCACGCCTGTGA